In Trichocoleus desertorum NBK24, the following are encoded in one genomic region:
- a CDS encoding helix-turn-helix domain-containing protein: MLSSPEGSDSAFAQPLEKGEANVIALELDEATQRKLEVIESLMEPCDRTTYGEKLRDAAEKLGCSVRTVQRLVQKWEAEGVTALASSKRADRGTHRISEFWPKQQVRQYLFFMPLLPSPPPSASCVV; this comes from the coding sequence ATGCTTTCTTCCCCTGAAGGTTCTGATAGTGCCTTTGCTCAGCCTTTAGAGAAGGGCGAGGCAAATGTGATCGCCCTCGAACTTGATGAAGCCACCCAACGAAAACTTGAAGTGATTGAAAGCTTGATGGAGCCGTGCGATCGCACAACCTACGGTGAAAAGCTCCGTGATGCAGCCGAAAAGCTGGGCTGTTCTGTTCGCACGGTGCAGCGGTTGGTGCAGAAGTGGGAGGCGGAGGGGGTAACGGCTCTGGCTTCTTCCAAGCGAGCAGATCGAGGAACGCATCGGATTTCGGAGTTTTGGCCCAAGCAGCAAGTCAGACAGTATCTTTTCTTTATGCCTTTGCTGCCGTCGCCCCCGCCATCGGCAAGCTGTGTAGTTTGA
- a CDS encoding CHAT domain-containing protein: MDQQRMQAYLALIEQLLNCPQGKEGELLEAYTDLLDAGLLAAMEQVAASLKSQEGGNAEWLRGFAAQLAEAMGSKTIAPADPGAASQFLLEMLQLIVDKQGNPQQIYPVWAQQQSRFNVEMLEVLPSVASQILQGDTERYTFIARVLGEFGNLLCQFTLGVRWFNLEIAIAAYEQSLQVITREAMPFEWATSMMNLANAYYSRIRGDRAENIEIAIDAYQQSLQVRTRKTMPIEWAQSTINLATAYYSRIRGDRAENIEIAIDAYQQSLQVITHEAMPFEWATLMMNLATAYSDRIRGDQAENIEMAIDAYKQSLQVITHEAMPFEWATLMMNLATAYYSRIRGDRAENIEAAIGAYEQSLQVTTCEAMPFEWAQSTMNLATAYSNRIRGNQEENIEAAIAAYKRSLQVRTREAMPFEWATSMMNLANAYYSRIRGDQEENIEAAIAAYQDSLKIFTPELLPDYCRKTARTLGNLYFGKQRWEDAVSVYQKALQAAETLYQSANLLDGKAAELAETADLPRRTAYALARTGHLQQAVEILEQGRARGLSESLSRDRADLTQLEQTHLKLCQDYRAIANQLYDLENQQRDRLTSEDRHNLTPEKLRERAIVLRQQLTGVIQRIRQIPGYEEFLSVPTFTDLKKVLQDCPLVYFISTAAGSLALIVTPNTIHDVWLDAINETQLIDLLQTWFATYRPSQSNRQGWFDAIDTVTSQLWEPLMAPVIAHLKKHQFQQVTLIPTGYLNLLPLHAAWTEDTSTPIERRYALDDIHFTYAPNARSLTAARAIAQHASAESILAINNPRQDLPNSKREVEAAIATFPQFRSTVLAHEDATVEAVKAALAGVAIAHFSCHGTANLTDPLNSGLLMSDGLLTLRDIFALNLADQGGLRLAILSACETGLSGIENADEAVSLPTGLLQAGVAAVIASLWSVSDLSTMLLLTKFYDLWREQALPPDQALRQAQIWLRDTTNEEKIAEFKAFIPAFAGTRLSPTTAQELYNELAWEAKNECSFAHPFHWAAFNYTGV, encoded by the coding sequence ATGGATCAGCAGCGAATGCAGGCTTATCTGGCGTTGATTGAGCAACTCCTGAATTGTCCTCAGGGCAAAGAAGGTGAGCTTTTAGAAGCCTATACAGACCTGCTGGATGCAGGTTTGTTAGCAGCGATGGAACAAGTAGCTGCCTCTTTAAAAAGCCAGGAAGGCGGCAACGCTGAATGGCTAAGGGGATTTGCAGCACAGTTGGCGGAGGCGATGGGTTCGAAAACGATTGCCCCAGCTGATCCCGGAGCAGCAAGCCAGTTTTTATTAGAGATGTTGCAGTTGATTGTGGATAAGCAAGGCAATCCGCAGCAGATCTACCCTGTGTGGGCACAGCAGCAATCTCGATTCAATGTAGAAATGCTGGAGGTCTTGCCTAGCGTCGCTTCTCAAATCTTGCAGGGAGATACGGAACGGTACACTTTCATTGCTAGGGTATTAGGAGAATTTGGCAATTTACTTTGTCAATTTACTTTAGGGGTACGCTGGTTTAACTTGGAGATTGCCATTGCCGCCTATGAGCAGTCGTTGCAGGTGATAACCCGCGAGGCCATGCCCTTCGAGTGGGCAACCTCGATGATGAATCTGGCAAACGCTTACTATTCCCGCATCCGAGGCGATCGGGCAGAGAACATCGAAATCGCCATCGATGCTTACCAGCAATCGTTGCAAGTGAGGACTCGCAAGACCATGCCCATTGAGTGGGCACAATCGACCATAAACTTGGCAACCGCTTACTATTCCCGCATCCGGGGCGATCGGGCAGAGAACATCGAAATCGCCATCGATGCTTATCAGCAATCGTTGCAAGTGATAACCCACGAGGCCATGCCCTTCGAGTGGGCAACCTTGATGATGAATCTGGCAACCGCTTACTCTGACCGTATTCGAGGTGATCAGGCAGAGAACATCGAAATGGCCATCGATGCCTACAAGCAATCGTTGCAAGTGATAACCCACGAGGCCATGCCCTTCGAGTGGGCAACCTTGATGATGAATCTGGCAACTGCTTACTATTCCCGCATCCGAGGCGATCGGGCAGAGAACATCGAAGCGGCCATCGGCGCCTATGAGCAGTCGTTGCAAGTAACGACCTGCGAGGCCATGCCCTTCGAGTGGGCACAATCGACGATGAATCTGGCAACTGCTTACTCTAACCGCATTCGGGGCAATCAGGAGGAGAACATCGAAGCGGCTATCGCCGCCTATAAGCGGTCATTGCAGGTGAGGACCCGCGAGGCCATGCCCTTCGAGTGGGCAACCTCGATGATGAATCTGGCAAACGCTTACTATTCCCGCATCCGAGGCGATCAGGAGGAGAATATCGAAGCGGCCATCGCCGCCTATCAGGATAGTTTGAAGATTTTCACCCCAGAGCTACTTCCAGATTACTGCCGCAAGACGGCTCGAACCTTAGGTAATCTCTACTTTGGAAAACAGCGATGGGAAGACGCTGTTTCAGTTTATCAAAAGGCCCTGCAAGCCGCCGAAACCCTCTATCAGAGTGCTAATCTGTTGGATGGCAAAGCTGCTGAACTGGCTGAAACGGCTGATCTTCCCCGCCGGACAGCTTATGCCCTGGCCCGAACAGGGCATCTCCAGCAAGCTGTCGAAATTCTAGAGCAAGGCCGTGCTCGAGGATTGAGCGAAAGTCTGAGTCGCGATCGCGCCGACCTCACCCAACTGGAACAAACCCACCTCAAGCTTTGCCAGGACTACAGGGCGATCGCCAACCAACTTTACGACCTGGAAAACCAGCAGCGCGATCGCCTGACATCCGAGGATCGCCACAACTTAACGCCTGAAAAACTGAGGGAAAGAGCGATCGTCCTGCGCCAACAACTCACAGGCGTCATTCAACGCATCCGCCAAATTCCAGGGTATGAAGAATTTCTCTCCGTTCCCACCTTTACCGACCTCAAAAAGGTTTTGCAGGACTGCCCTCTGGTGTATTTCATTTCTACCGCCGCAGGCAGTCTCGCCCTCATTGTTACCCCCAATACTATTCATGATGTTTGGTTGGATGCCATCAATGAAACCCAATTGATTGACTTGCTACAAACCTGGTTTGCAACTTACAGACCGTCTCAGAGCAATCGTCAAGGATGGTTTGATGCGATCGATACAGTCACAAGCCAACTCTGGGAACCGCTGATGGCTCCCGTCATCGCCCACCTCAAAAAGCATCAGTTCCAGCAAGTCACGCTCATCCCTACTGGCTATCTCAACCTCCTACCACTCCACGCCGCCTGGACGGAAGACACCAGCACTCCCATTGAGCGCCGCTATGCCCTCGATGACATCCACTTCACCTATGCGCCGAATGCGCGATCGCTCACGGCTGCAAGGGCGATCGCGCAGCACGCTTCAGCAGAATCCATCCTGGCGATTAACAATCCCCGTCAGGATTTGCCCAACTCCAAGCGAGAAGTAGAAGCTGCGATCGCCACCTTTCCCCAATTCAGATCTACAGTCCTGGCTCATGAAGACGCCACTGTTGAGGCGGTGAAAGCGGCTTTAGCGGGAGTGGCGATCGCCCACTTCTCCTGCCACGGCACCGCCAACCTCACCGATCCGCTCAACAGCGGCCTCCTGATGAGTGATGGCCTCCTGACCCTGCGTGATATTTTCGCGCTTAACCTGGCTGATCAGGGTGGTCTTCGTCTCGCTATCCTCTCTGCTTGTGAAACAGGACTCTCGGGCATCGAAAATGCCGACGAAGCGGTCAGTTTACCGACGGGACTGCTTCAGGCTGGGGTTGCTGCCGTCATCGCCTCCCTCTGGTCCGTCTCCGACCTCAGCACCATGCTCCTGCTCACCAAGTTTTACGACCTGTGGCGCGAGCAAGCCCTCCCTCCTGACCAAGCCCTGCGCCAAGCCCAAATTTGGCTCCGCGACACTACCAACGAAGAAAAAATTGCTGAATTCAAGGCGTTCATCCCCGCCTTCGCAGGCACCCGTCTGTCACCCACCACCGCCCAAGAGCTTTACAACGAACTCGCCTGGGAAGCCAAAAATGAGTGCTCCTTCGCTCATCCCTTCCACTGGGCAGCCTTTAACTACACGGGTGTCTGA
- a CDS encoding CHAT domain-containing protein codes for MDEQRLQAYVALIKQLLEYPQGEEATLLQAHSDLLDEGLLATMEQVATHLESEGRGNAQWLRGLAAQLAEAMGLQQVTPQGADAARQFLLETLQLIWDKRGNPQQIYPLWTQQQTGFNAELLAVLPSVAAQLLQENTEQRTFIAAILGEFGNLIQQFPLGARWLNLELGIATYQQVLQMITHEAMPIDWAAAMNNLATAYCDRIRGDRAQNLELSIAVHQQVLQVRTREAMPIDWATSMHNLATAYYFRIRGDRAQNIEDAIAAYQQVLQVMTREAMPVDWAESMMNLAIAYYFRIRGDRAQNIEDAIAAHEQALQVRTREAMPVDWATSMHNLATAYSKRIRGDRAQNIEDAIAAYQQALQVRTREAMPVDWATSMHNLANTYCNRIRGDRAQNIEDAIAAYQQALQVRAREAMPVQWAGSIHNLANTYCNRIRGDRAQNLELGIAAHQQALQVRTREAMPIDWAESMHNLATAYSKRIRGDRAQNIEDAIAAYQQALQVRTREAMPVDWATSMHNLAIAYYSRIRGDRAQNIEDAIAAHEQALQVRTREAMPVDWATSMHNLANTYCNRIRGDRAQNLELGIAAHQQALQVRTREAMPIDWAESMINLATAYSKRIGGDRAQNIEDAIAAYRNSLEIFTPELLPDGCRRTARSLGNLYFGETRWKEAVSVYQIALQAAETLYQSANLLDSKAAELSETADLPRRAAYALGRSGEFQQAIEILERGRARGLSESLNRDRADLTQLQQTHPDLYQDYQTIANQLRNLESQQRNRMTSTERHSLTPGALRDSAIALRQQLDTLIQSIRQIPGYEKFLSLPTFDDVCCAVKIDCPLVYLVPTSAGSLALIVMIDNIEPVWLNHLPESKLREILYGPADNPKLSRWFGAHQDFRNDAKANYLAWCEEIDRSTCQLWEPLMQPLIQHLKEHQFHQATLIPTGLLSFLPLHAAWIEHPTRPTGRRYALDDIHFTYAPNARSLTAARAITPRSPAESILAINNPRQDLPNSKREVEAAIATFPQSTVLKHGDATVEAVKKALVGVATVHFSCHGTANLTDPLNSGLLMSDGLLTLRDIFVLNLADQGGLRLAILSACETGLSGIKNADEAVSLPTGLLQAGVAAVIASLWSVSDLSTMLLLTKFYDLWRSEKPLPPDQALRQAQIWLRDTTNEEKIAEFKAFIPAFAGTRLSPTTAQELYNELAWEAKNERSFAHPFHWAAFTYTGV; via the coding sequence ATGGATGAGCAACGGCTTCAGGCATATGTGGCACTGATTAAGCAACTTCTGGAATATCCCCAGGGAGAGGAAGCCACACTCTTGCAAGCCCATTCAGACCTGCTCGATGAAGGGCTACTGGCGACGATGGAACAAGTGGCGACCCACCTGGAAAGCGAGGGCAGAGGCAATGCTCAATGGCTGCGAGGCTTGGCAGCACAGTTGGCAGAGGCAATGGGATTACAGCAAGTCACACCGCAAGGGGCAGACGCCGCTCGTCAGTTTTTGTTAGAGACGTTGCAGTTGATATGGGATAAGCGAGGCAATCCGCAGCAGATCTATCCCCTGTGGACACAACAGCAAACCGGGTTCAATGCAGAACTGCTAGCGGTGTTGCCCAGCGTCGCCGCCCAACTTTTGCAGGAAAATACGGAACAGCGCACATTCATCGCGGCGATTTTAGGGGAATTTGGCAACCTGATTCAGCAGTTTCCCTTGGGGGCACGCTGGCTCAATCTGGAGCTAGGCATCGCCACTTATCAGCAGGTGTTGCAGATGATAACCCACGAGGCCATGCCCATCGACTGGGCAGCCGCAATGAATAATCTGGCAACCGCATACTGTGACCGCATCCGAGGGGATCGAGCGCAAAATCTGGAACTGAGCATCGCCGTTCATCAGCAGGTGTTGCAGGTGAGGACCCGCGAGGCCATGCCCATCGACTGGGCAACATCAATGCATAATCTGGCAACCGCATACTATTTCCGCATTCGAGGAGATCGAGCGCAAAACATTGAGGATGCCATTGCCGCCTATCAGCAGGTGTTGCAGGTGATGACCCGCGAGGCCATGCCCGTCGATTGGGCAGAATCGATGATGAATCTGGCAATCGCATACTATTTCCGCATTCGAGGAGATCGAGCACAAAACATTGAGGATGCCATTGCCGCTCATGAGCAGGCATTGCAGGTGAGGACCCGCGAGGCCATGCCCGTCGATTGGGCAACATCAATGCATAATCTGGCAACCGCATACAGTAAACGCATCCGAGGGGATCGAGCGCAAAACATTGAGGATGCCATTGCCGCCTATCAGCAGGCATTGCAGGTGAGGACCCGCGAGGCCATGCCCGTCGATTGGGCAACATCAATGCATAATCTGGCAAACACATACTGTAACCGCATCCGAGGGGATCGAGCGCAAAACATTGAGGATGCCATTGCCGCCTATCAACAGGCGTTGCAGGTGAGGGCCCGCGAGGCCATGCCCGTCCAGTGGGCAGGATCGATACATAATCTGGCAAACACATACTGTAACCGCATCCGAGGGGATCGAGCGCAAAACCTGGAACTGGGCATCGCCGCTCATCAGCAGGCGTTGCAGGTGAGGACCCGCGAGGCCATGCCCATCGACTGGGCAGAATCAATGCATAATCTGGCAACCGCATACAGTAAACGCATCCGAGGAGATCGAGCGCAGAACATTGAGGATGCCATTGCCGCCTATCAACAGGCGTTGCAGGTAAGGACCCGCGAGGCCATGCCCGTCGATTGGGCAACATCAATGCATAATCTGGCAATCGCATACTATTCCCGCATCCGAGGGGATCGAGCACAAAACATTGAGGATGCCATTGCCGCTCATGAGCAGGCATTGCAGGTGAGGACCCGCGAGGCCATGCCCGTCGATTGGGCAACATCAATGCATAATCTGGCAAACACATACTGTAACCGCATCCGAGGGGATCGAGCGCAAAACCTGGAACTGGGCATCGCCGCTCATCAGCAGGCGTTGCAGGTGAGGACCCGCGAGGCCATGCCCATCGACTGGGCAGAATCAATGATAAATCTGGCAACCGCATACAGTAAACGCATTGGAGGAGATCGAGCGCAAAACATTGAGGATGCCATTGCCGCATATCGAAACAGCTTGGAAATCTTTACTCCAGAGCTACTCCCAGACGGCTGCCGCAGAACTGCCCGCAGTTTGGGCAATCTCTACTTTGGGGAAACGCGATGGAAAGAGGCTGTTTCCGTTTATCAAATAGCGCTACAAGCAGCTGAAACGCTTTATCAAAGTGCGAATTTACTCGATAGCAAAGCGGCTGAGTTGTCGGAAACCGCCGATCTCCCCCGCCGTGCTGCCTACGCCTTGGGCCGGAGTGGAGAGTTTCAGCAAGCTATTGAAATCCTGGAGCGAGGTCGTGCCCGTGGTTTGAGTGAAAGCCTCAATCGCGATCGCGCCGATCTGACCCAACTGCAACAAACTCACCCTGACCTTTATCAGGATTACCAGACGATCGCCAACCAACTTCGCAATCTGGAAAGCCAGCAGCGCAATCGCATGACCTCTACGGAGCGTCATAGCCTGACACCTGGAGCTCTCAGGGATAGTGCAATCGCCCTGCGCCAACAACTCGACACGCTAATTCAATCAATTCGCCAAATTCCTGGCTATGAGAAGTTTTTGTCCCTACCGACCTTCGATGATGTTTGTTGTGCCGTTAAAATCGACTGTCCTTTGGTTTACCTCGTACCTACTTCCGCAGGTAGTCTTGCTCTAATTGTCATGATTGACAATATTGAACCTGTTTGGCTCAATCATTTACCTGAGAGTAAGTTACGAGAAATTCTCTACGGTCCTGCGGATAATCCTAAACTCAGTCGATGGTTCGGTGCCCATCAAGACTTTCGCAATGATGCCAAAGCCAACTATTTGGCGTGGTGTGAGGAAATAGATCGCAGCACCTGCCAACTCTGGGAGCCGCTCATGCAGCCCCTGATCCAGCACCTCAAAGAGCACCAGTTTCATCAAGCCACCCTTATCCCCACTGGGCTTCTGAGCTTTCTCCCCCTGCACGCCGCTTGGATTGAGCATCCAACCCGCCCCACTGGACGACGCTATGCCCTCGACGACATCCACTTCACCTATGCGCCGAACGCGCGATCACTGACGGCGGCAAGGGCGATCACCCCGCGCTCTCCAGCAGAATCCATCCTGGCGATTAACAATCCCCGTCAGGATTTGCCCAACTCCAAGCGAGAAGTAGAAGCTGCGATCGCCACCTTTCCCCAATCCACCGTCCTAAAGCATGGGGACGCCACCGTTGAGGCGGTGAAAAAGGCTTTAGTGGGAGTAGCGACCGTCCACTTCTCCTGCCACGGCACTGCCAACCTCACCGATCCGCTCAACAGCGGCCTCCTGATGAGTGATGGCCTCCTGACCCTGCGTGATATTTTCGTGCTTAACCTGGCTGATCAGGGTGGCCTCCGCCTTGCCATCCTCTCCGCCTGCGAAACCGGACTTTCGGGCATCAAAAATGCTGATGAAGCAGTCAGTTTGCCAACAGGATTGCTCCAGGCGGGTGTTGCCGCTGTCATTGCCTCCCTCTGGTCCGTCTCCGACCTCAGCACCATGCTCCTGCTCACCAAGTTCTACGACCTGTGGCGCAGCGAGAAACCGTTGCCTCCCGACCAAGCCCTACGCCAAGCCCAAATTTGGCTCCGCGACACTACCAACGAAGAAAAAATTGCTGAATTCAAGGCGTTTATTCCTGCCTTTGCAGGCACCCGCTTGTCACCCACCACCGCCCAAGAGCTTTACAACGAACTCGCCTGGGAAGCCAAAAATGAGCGATCCTTCGCTCATCCCTTCCACTGGGCAGCCTTTACCTACACAGGTGTCTGA
- the tnpC gene encoding IS66 family transposase, protein MKELPPLAGLSHAEKDALIQGLWQELQTLRSEVEKLKQKRVKKTSRNSSLPPSQGFKPNQRRAQSPALNGEETGSHRNGGRELSQQPDQVVVAQAKSCPHCGVEVELSTQRLSGTYERIELPPMTPHITRVERYGGTCQCCQQAYEAPVPVGLEPGSPFGTSVVSLVTYLRYSHAISYQRLSQLMSELYGLSLSEGAIANLLQRVRSQLENPVAKIVERLRSARLVGSDETGARVKGTNQWEWVFQNDQVCLHVIRPSRGKTVIDTVMAGHQPQVWVSDLFSAQTAHPAHDWQVCLAHQLRDCQYAMDAGDELFAPRMKWLLLKAIALQRRRHTLAASTVQQYCSRFRGLLREILNLQPKSLEGQRLLKRYQKIRAHLLLFLTDETIPSTNNASEQALRWSVVFRKVTNGFRSDWGAELFAQVRSLVNTAKRQGIAAFDAISRALTSQQTDWLLG, encoded by the coding sequence ATGAAGGAACTGCCCCCTCTCGCTGGACTGAGTCACGCAGAAAAGGATGCCCTGATTCAAGGGCTGTGGCAGGAGTTGCAAACGTTGCGCTCAGAGGTCGAAAAGCTGAAGCAAAAACGGGTCAAGAAAACCTCCCGTAATTCAAGTTTGCCTCCTTCTCAGGGCTTCAAGCCAAATCAGAGGAGGGCTCAGTCCCCTGCCCTCAATGGTGAGGAAACGGGAAGTCACCGTAACGGTGGGCGAGAATTGAGCCAACAACCGGATCAAGTCGTCGTTGCCCAAGCCAAGAGTTGTCCCCACTGTGGGGTCGAAGTGGAGCTATCAACACAACGCTTGAGCGGGACTTACGAACGCATTGAATTGCCGCCGATGACTCCTCACATCACCCGGGTTGAACGTTACGGTGGGACTTGCCAGTGTTGTCAGCAGGCGTATGAAGCGCCTGTTCCAGTCGGTTTGGAGCCAGGGTCTCCCTTTGGCACCAGTGTCGTGAGTTTAGTGACCTATCTCCGTTACAGCCATGCCATCAGCTATCAACGGCTGAGCCAGCTGATGAGTGAGCTTTACGGTCTCAGCCTGTCCGAAGGAGCGATTGCCAATCTCCTGCAACGGGTGCGCTCTCAGCTAGAAAACCCGGTGGCCAAGATTGTCGAACGTTTACGCAGTGCTCGTCTCGTCGGCAGTGATGAGACGGGGGCACGAGTGAAGGGGACCAACCAGTGGGAATGGGTGTTTCAGAACGACCAGGTGTGTTTGCACGTGATTCGTCCCAGTCGTGGCAAAACGGTCATTGATACCGTGATGGCGGGGCATCAACCACAGGTTTGGGTGTCTGATTTATTCAGTGCCCAGACCGCCCATCCGGCGCACGACTGGCAAGTGTGTCTAGCCCATCAACTGCGCGATTGTCAGTATGCCATGGATGCGGGTGATGAGTTGTTTGCGCCCCGGATGAAATGGCTGCTCCTCAAAGCCATTGCCCTGCAACGGCGACGACACACCCTGGCTGCCTCAACCGTTCAGCAGTATTGCTCTCGATTTCGCGGCTTACTGCGGGAGATCTTGAATCTGCAACCCAAATCGCTCGAGGGACAGCGGTTGCTCAAACGCTATCAGAAGATTCGGGCTCATCTGTTGCTGTTTTTGACGGATGAGACAATTCCGTCAACCAATAATGCCAGTGAGCAGGCGTTGCGCTGGAGCGTCGTCTTTCGCAAGGTGACGAACGGATTCCGCTCGGACTGGGGAGCGGAGCTATTCGCTCAGGTGCGATCGCTTGTCAACACTGCGAAGCGTCAGGGCATTGCTGCCTTTGATGCCATTTCCCGTGCCCTTACCTCACAGCAGACAGATTGGCTACTGGGTTGA
- a CDS encoding AI-2E family transporter has protein sequence MKIGQWIGLIALLVSMYILWQIRQVLLLVFMAVVFATALNRLVRRLRRSGAKRGIAALLAISFFLVFFLVFIGITIPPFIEQFQLLTELVPRGLERLRIWVDALRTQLPGQPLRYLPSVNDLTRQIQPFATWAFNNFFSLFSNFLAILLNLLLVVVLTVMLLVNPTPYRNGFVLLFPSFYRRRADEILAKCEVALVNWMGGILINMLVIGLVSAIGLWLLRVPLVLANAAIAGLLEAIPTVGPTLSLIPPMAIALLDAPWKAGAVLAFYVGIQQLEQFLLVPFVMSKQVAILPVVTLLSQVIFAIFFGFLGLFLAIPLVIVGQIWVQEVLVKDVLDQWGGEPKLSMAPATVEVTDSPLEVIDNTPEA, from the coding sequence ATGAAAATAGGACAATGGATTGGCTTAATTGCCCTGCTGGTTTCGATGTACATTCTGTGGCAGATTCGGCAGGTGCTGTTGCTGGTCTTTATGGCTGTGGTGTTTGCGACTGCGTTGAACCGTTTAGTCAGACGGTTGCGGCGATCGGGTGCCAAGCGAGGGATTGCCGCCCTCTTAGCTATCTCTTTCTTCCTCGTCTTCTTCCTCGTCTTTATTGGAATCACCATTCCACCCTTTATCGAGCAATTTCAACTATTGACGGAACTGGTGCCACGAGGGTTAGAACGGTTGCGAATTTGGGTGGACGCTTTACGCACCCAGTTGCCAGGTCAACCCCTGCGATATTTACCCAGCGTCAACGATCTAACTCGTCAAATTCAACCGTTTGCGACCTGGGCCTTTAACAATTTCTTTTCGCTGTTCTCAAATTTCCTGGCGATCCTGCTGAACTTGCTACTAGTTGTGGTTTTGACCGTGATGCTACTGGTCAATCCTACTCCCTACCGGAATGGGTTTGTGCTGCTGTTTCCTTCGTTTTACCGGAGGCGCGCCGATGAGATTTTGGCGAAATGCGAAGTCGCTCTGGTTAATTGGATGGGCGGCATCCTGATTAATATGCTGGTTATCGGCTTAGTCAGTGCCATTGGTCTGTGGCTTCTGCGCGTTCCTCTGGTGCTAGCCAACGCGGCGATCGCAGGACTCTTGGAAGCCATCCCAACCGTAGGGCCAACCCTGAGCTTGATTCCGCCAATGGCGATCGCACTTCTAGATGCTCCTTGGAAAGCAGGCGCTGTCTTAGCTTTCTATGTAGGCATTCAGCAGCTAGAGCAATTTTTGCTGGTGCCGTTTGTTATGTCCAAGCAGGTCGCCATCTTGCCAGTCGTCACACTGCTATCTCAGGTAATTTTTGCCATCTTCTTCGGCTTCCTGGGCTTGTTTCTAGCGATCCCTTTGGTTATCGTGGGCCAGATTTGGGTACAGGAAGTTTTAGTAAAAGACGTACTCGATCAGTGGGGTGGCGAACCAAAACTTAGTATGGCTCCAGCCACTGTAGAGGTCACTGACAGCCCGCTAGAGGTGATTGATAACACTCCTGAAGCTTAA
- a CDS encoding TIGR04283 family arsenosugar biosynthesis glycosyltransferase, translating to MQPRVSIVIPTLNEAGSLERTLRHLALLYPPAAEIIIVDGGSEDETVAIAKAVAISDCMPPNTQLRILETEQRGRSLQMNLGAEVACGDILCFLHADTWVPDDLTSIMSQTLADARVACGGFICLLAGPQTTRWGISLHHYLKTYYAPLLFRPHLFFKGLRLLFGDQVMFCRRSDFWDCGGFDPNLPIMEDGDLCLKLVQKGQIRMVNRIVQTSDRRVARWGPLKATAIYSYIGFLWGLGVSATYLKKFYADIR from the coding sequence ATGCAACCTCGTGTTTCGATTGTGATTCCAACTTTGAACGAAGCAGGTAGCTTAGAGCGCACCTTGCGTCACTTGGCCTTGTTATATCCTCCTGCCGCCGAGATCATCATCGTAGATGGCGGTAGTGAAGATGAGACAGTCGCGATCGCCAAAGCCGTGGCAATCTCTGATTGCATGCCTCCAAACACACAACTTCGCATTCTGGAGACCGAGCAACGGGGGCGATCGCTGCAAATGAATTTGGGGGCCGAAGTTGCCTGTGGGGATATCCTTTGTTTTCTGCATGCCGATACTTGGGTGCCAGACGACTTGACGAGCATTATGAGCCAGACCTTGGCGGATGCACGGGTTGCCTGCGGTGGCTTTATCTGTTTACTAGCAGGCCCACAAACCACCCGCTGGGGTATCTCCTTGCATCACTATCTCAAAACCTACTACGCACCACTGTTGTTCCGTCCTCATCTCTTCTTTAAAGGGTTACGCCTGCTGTTTGGCGATCAAGTCATGTTTTGCCGTCGGAGCGACTTCTGGGATTGTGGTGGCTTTGATCCCAACTTGCCAATTATGGAAGATGGGGACTTATGCCTAAAGTTGGTGCAGAAAGGGCAGATCCGCATGGTCAACCGAATTGTGCAAACCTCCGATCGCCGGGTGGCGCGTTGGGGTCCACTCAAAGCTACGGCTATCTACTCCTATATCGGCTTCCTCTGGGGGTTAGGAGTTTCAGCCACTTATCTCAAGAAGTTCTATGCCGATATCCGCTGA